In Nicotiana tabacum cultivar K326 chromosome 11, ASM71507v2, whole genome shotgun sequence, a single window of DNA contains:
- the LOC142165979 gene encoding uncharacterized protein LOC142165979: protein MDKSWLNIRNRVDQRYRDGVDNFLNWAFSQPTVSTMIRCPCKGCMNIEFKLRVGVKGDLLRKGFWDSYKVWDLHGEVSVRVETSSVVVSDDEAENDSIEEDNIGEMIHDACGYTNVEDNNNNNNNNLEYNEEPNIHATKFYELLEDAETELYPGCKKVSKLSFIVKLLHLKYLNHWSNKSMDALLSFFKEVLPEGSFVLNSFYEAKKVLCDLGLGYTKIDACRNDCILYWCDYVDIQACPKCGKSRWKSEEHVGKKVAHKILRHFPIKPRLQRLYMARETAKRMRWHKKGNIDDGILRHPSDSIAWKSFDAQHPTFSAELRNVRLGLASDGFQPYGNMSSNHSIWPVVLATYNFLPWDCMKNLYFMMTLLIPGPKCPGNDIDVYLQPMIEELKEL from the coding sequence ATGGATAAAAGTTGGTTGAATATTAGGAATAGAGTCGACCAAAGGTACAGAGATGGCGTAGACAActttcttaattgggcattcAGTCAACCAACAGTGAGCACTATGATTCGGTGTCCTTGTAAAGGGTGTATGAATATCGAGTTCAAGCTACGTGTTGGTGTAAAAGGAGATTTATTGAGGAAGGGATTTTGGGATTCTTATAAAGTGTGGGACTTACATGGAGAAGTGTCAGTTAGAGTTGAAACTTCTAGTGTTGTAGTTAGTGATGATGAAGCAGAAAATGATAGCATTGAAGAGGACAATATTGGTGAAATGATTCACGATGCTTGTGGATATACGAATGTGGAggataataacaacaataataataataatttagagTACAACGAAGAGCCAAATATACATGCAACAAAGTTCTACGAATTGTTAGAAGATGCTGAGACAGAACTTTATCCTGGTTGTAAAAAAGTCTCGAAGTTGTCTTTTATTGTTAAACTACTTCACTTGAAGTATCTTAACCATTGGAGCAACAAATCTATGGATGCACTATTGAGCTTCTTTAAAGAAGTTCTTCCCGAGGGGTCATTTGTGCTAAATTCTTTCTATGAAGCAAAGAAAGTTCTTTGTGACCTCGGCTTGGGGTACACCAAAATAGATGCATGTCGGAATGATTGTATTTTATATTGGTGTGATTATGTCGATATTCAAGCATGTCCTAAGTGCGGTAAGTCTAGATGGAAGTCCGAAGAACACGTAGGCAAGAAAGTAGCTCATAAAATCTTGCGGCATTTTCCAATCAAACCAAGGCTTCAAAGATTGTACATGGCAAGAGAGACAGCTAAAAGGATGAGGTGGCACAAGAAGGGAAATATTGATGATGGTATCTTGCGACATCCGTCTGACTCAATAGCATGGAAATCCTTTGATGCACAACATCCTACCTTTTCAGCTGAGTTAAGAAATGTTCGCCTAGGCTTGGCGAGTGATGGGTTCCAACCTTATGGGAACATGAGTTCTAATCATAGTATTTGGCCAGTTGTACTAGCTACATATAATTTTCTACCATGGGATTGCATGAAAAATCTGTATTTTATGATGACACTTCTTATTCCAGGCCCTAAGTGTCCAGGCAATGATATCGATGTATATTTACAACCAATGATtgaagagttgaaagaattatag